A portion of the Juglans microcarpa x Juglans regia isolate MS1-56 chromosome 1D, Jm3101_v1.0, whole genome shotgun sequence genome contains these proteins:
- the LOC121254544 gene encoding receptor kinase-like protein Xa21: MGMGFLKGLIWLDLGGNNLTGNIPFTISGLERLQRLNLYNNMIEGLILEEICQLRNLGELDLSNNRISGVIPNCISNLSLLERLYLGSNRLESSIPLNIWGLENLFSLDLSFNSLGGHLSSTMKKMQTLEYLELSRNEIAGEIPSIIGAFESLRFLDFSNNSFQGGIPQSFGNLKGLDLLELSYNNLSGAIPKSLEALPYLKDLNLSFNKLVGEIPSSGPFVNFTAESFLGNSALCGNPVFGVPPCPTIPTYQNSEMKNILIKCILLVIASIITLVILVYLLRRLRKSNMEIPTSLNEFPALEHRMISYQELCQGTNNFCESNLLGVGGFGSVYKGILSDRTIVAVKVLSLQLSGAFKSFDAECKVLRTIRHRNLVKVITTCTNPEFRALVLEYMSNGSLEKWLYSHNYCLDLLQRINILVDVASALAYLHQGQSESILHCDLKPTNILLDEGMVAHVGDFGIAKILVENKDSTHTKTLGTIGYIAPEYGFEGKVSIKTDVYSYGITLLEVITRKKPTDDMFTGDFTLRQLVIASIPDRMMDVVDEGLLRIEDGRDTIALQSILSSIMELGLRCSEELPDTRMDIKDVLVKLNKIKSTFFENRNRVTRHDD; the protein is encoded by the exons ATGGGAATGGGTTTTTTGAAAGGCTTGATCTGGCTTGATTTGGGAGGTAACAATTTGACTGGAAATATCCCTTTCACAATCAGTGGTTTAGAAAGATTACAAAGATTGAATCTTTACAATAACATGATTGAAGGATTGATTCTAGAAGAGATATGCCAATTAAGGAATTTGGGAGAGCtagatctctcaaacaatagaaTCTCTGGAGTCATCCCAAATTGCATTTCAAACCTCAGTCTTCTAGAAAGGCTATACTTAGGTTCTAATAGACTCGAATCATCAATACCATTAAATATATGGGGCCTCGAAAATCTATTTTCTTTGGATCTGTCATTTAATTCCCTTGGTGGACATTTGTCTTCGACCATGAAAAAAATGCAAACTCTCGAATATCTAGAGTTGTCAAGAAATGAAATTGCCGGAGAGATTCCAAGCATCATTGGAGCATTTGAAAGCCTGAGGTTTCTTGACTTTTCAAACAACTCCTTTCAAGGAGGCATTCCACAATCTTTTGGCAACTTAAAAGGGTTAGATCTCTTAGAACTTTCTTACAACAATCTTTCTGGTGCAATTCCTAAATCCCTTGAGGCACTTCCATATCTCAAAGACTTGAATTTATCTTTCAACAAGTTAGTTGGAGAGATTCCATCCAGTGGTCCTTTTGTGAACTTCACAGCAGAATCATTTTTAGGCAATAGTGCACTTTGTGGGAATCCAGTTTTTGGAGTTCCACCTTGTCCAACGATTCCTACCTACCAAAATTcagagatgaaaaatattttgatcaaaTGTATTCTTCTTGTGATTGCGTCAATTATAACCTTGGTAATATTGGTTTATTTGCTGAGAAGACTTCGGAAAAGTAACATGGAAATACCGACTTCACTTAATGAATTTCCTGCATTGGAACATAGAATGATATCATATCAAGAACTTTGCCAAGGGACAAACAACTTTTGTGAAAGCAACTTGCTTGGAGTCGGAGGTTTTGGCTCTGTGTACAAAGGAATACTTTCTGACAGGACAATTGTTGCAGTAAAAGTTCTAAGTTTGCAATTGTCGGGTGCTTTCAAAAGTTTTGATGCAGAATGCAAGGTGTTACGTACAATTCGACATAGAAATCTTGTTAAGGTCATAACTACATGCACTAATCCCGAGTTTAGAGCGTTGGTGCTGGAATACATGTCGAACGGCAGCCTTGAAAAATGGTTATACTCTCATAACTACTGCTTGGATCTTCTACAGAGAATAAATATTTTGGTTGATGTTGCATCAGCCTTAGCATATCTCCACCAAGGTCAATCGGAATCTATATTGCATTGTGATTTGAAGCCTACAAATATTCTTTTGGATGAGGGCATGGTTGCACATGTGGGTGATTTTGGCATTGCAAAGATTTTAGTCGAAAACAAAGACtcaacacacaccaaaactCTTGGTACCATTGGCTACATCGCAccag AATATGGATTTGAAGGGAAGGTATCCATCAAAACCGATGTCTACAGCTATGGCATAACATTGTTGGAGGTGATCACGAGGAAGAAACCCACCGACGACATGTTCACTGGAGACTTTACTTTGAGGCAGTTGGTAATTGCATCTATTCCAGATAGAATGATGGACGTTGTGGATGAAGGTTTACTAAGAATAGAAGATGGAAGAGACACCATTGCCTTGCAAAGTATTCTTTCATCAATCATGGAATTAGGCTTGAGGTGTTCTGAAGAATTACCTGATACAAGAATGGATATCAAAGACGTGTTGGTCAAGCTtaataaaatcaagtcaacTTTTTTTGAGAACAGGAACAGGGTTACTAGACATGACGATTGA
- the LOC121243333 gene encoding 7-methyl-GTP pyrophosphatase-like, whose product FWAHRQILREMGYEFTIMSADIDEKIIRREKPADLVMALAEAKADAIVSRLKSTAQFEGEAHSTLLITADTGCMKG is encoded by the exons TTTTGGGCTCATCGACAAATTTTAAGGGAGATGGGATATGAGTTCACTATAATG AGTGCAGACATAGATGAGAAAATTATTAGGAGGGAAAAGCCAGCTGATTTGGTAATGGCTCTAGCTGAAGCGAAG GCAGATGCCATTGTATCCAGGCTCAAAAGTACAGCTCAATTTGAGGGGGAGGCTCATTCAACACTGTTGATAACTGCAGATACA GGGTGTATGAAGGGATAA